The following proteins are co-located in the Spinactinospora alkalitolerans genome:
- a CDS encoding DUF2207 domain-containing protein encodes MPPHIAPLPILRRLRALLPAAVLAATALAPAAASASEERVTSYAADAEVRRDGSMRVTERITYDFTQAPDRHGPVRLLPRERGGGTFERESFSYSDIEVQSPDAPAAVETEDDGHDLTLRIGDPGTEVTGVHDYVISYVVTGALDHADTGQGVELDWNFIGDEWDAPVERAEITVRTPTPVTDVRCGGHEDHCRASSADRAARVVWHDIDGWPGTPVVLGLSEGPIDEAGLGTASPYTPTLWGSAIAVVLLLPLPLLPLATRPRGGGGSGSVAVHALPPAVAAAVATRGAQSTGQARRITVATLVDLHMRGLLRIERRGPDWWIEPGPDHSEEASTRMAGFERLLVEHVTESAGGGDGDGEAEPGCFLGSLGTPRMLSRTVADAAREEAVKYGLLHSATSPMRPWIVAVGAVGWIGSGACLLSMLGPQPWPLLDGAAYAFAAAALTGTLAGAVTKRSPLTPEGELVRRRVHERIKGIGSDPDTGFYDPALRAAFGLRGIQPHDIDDFTRAARKAFEPPRSPSHPS; translated from the coding sequence ATGCCGCCGCACATCGCTCCCCTACCGATTCTCCGGCGCCTGCGCGCGCTGCTGCCCGCCGCGGTCCTCGCCGCGACCGCGCTCGCTCCCGCCGCCGCCTCCGCCTCCGAGGAGCGCGTCACCTCCTACGCGGCCGACGCCGAGGTCCGGCGCGACGGCTCCATGCGCGTCACCGAGCGGATCACCTACGACTTCACCCAGGCCCCCGACCGGCACGGACCGGTGCGGCTGCTGCCGCGCGAGCGCGGCGGCGGCACCTTCGAGCGCGAGTCGTTCTCCTACAGCGACATCGAGGTGCAGAGTCCCGACGCGCCCGCCGCCGTCGAGACCGAGGACGACGGGCACGACCTCACGCTGCGCATCGGCGATCCCGGCACGGAGGTGACCGGCGTCCACGACTACGTCATCTCCTACGTGGTCACCGGGGCGCTCGACCACGCCGACACCGGGCAGGGAGTCGAGCTCGACTGGAACTTCATCGGCGACGAGTGGGACGCTCCCGTGGAGCGCGCCGAGATCACGGTGCGCACCCCGACTCCCGTCACCGACGTGCGCTGCGGCGGTCACGAGGACCACTGCCGGGCCTCTTCGGCCGACCGCGCCGCCAGGGTCGTGTGGCACGACATCGACGGATGGCCGGGCACGCCGGTCGTGCTCGGCCTGTCCGAGGGCCCGATCGACGAGGCCGGGCTCGGAACGGCGAGCCCGTACACCCCCACCCTGTGGGGGTCGGCCATCGCGGTGGTGCTCCTGCTGCCGCTGCCCCTCCTGCCGCTGGCCACTCGGCCTCGGGGCGGTGGCGGCAGCGGGTCCGTGGCGGTGCACGCCCTCCCGCCGGCGGTCGCCGCCGCCGTGGCCACCCGGGGGGCGCAAAGCACCGGTCAGGCCCGCCGCATCACCGTGGCCACCCTGGTGGACCTGCACATGCGCGGGTTGCTGCGGATCGAGCGCCGTGGGCCGGACTGGTGGATCGAGCCGGGCCCCGACCACTCCGAGGAGGCGTCCACCCGGATGGCGGGCTTCGAGCGCCTGCTGGTGGAGCACGTCACCGAGTCTGCGGGAGGAGGGGACGGAGACGGCGAGGCCGAGCCCGGATGCTTCCTCGGCTCCCTGGGGACGCCGCGGATGCTCTCGAGGACGGTGGCCGACGCGGCGCGCGAGGAGGCCGTGAAATACGGACTGCTCCACTCCGCGACCTCGCCGATGCGGCCCTGGATCGTCGCCGTCGGGGCCGTCGGCTGGATCGGCAGCGGCGCCTGCCTGCTGTCCATGCTCGGCCCCCAGCCGTGGCCGCTCCTGGACGGCGCGGCGTACGCGTTCGCGGCCGCCGCGCTGACCGGCACCCTCGCCGGGGCGGTGACCAAGCGCTCCCCGCTCACCCCGGAGGGCGAGCTGGTGCGGCGCCGGGTACACGAGCGCATCAAGGGCATCGGCTCCGATCCCGACACCGGCTTCTACGATCCGGCGCTGCGCGCGGCCTTCGGTCTCCGCGGCATCCAGCCCCACGACATTGACGACTTCACCCGCGCCGCCCGCAAGGCCTTCGAGCCGCCCCGCTCCCCTTCCCACCCGTCTTGA
- a CDS encoding FAD-dependent oxidoreductase translates to MRAVVCGAGIAGLALARRLRHHGWEVCVVAKAPVRGPRGT, encoded by the coding sequence ATGAGAGCGGTCGTCTGCGGCGCGGGCATCGCCGGTCTGGCCCTGGCCCGCCGGCTCCGCCACCACGGCTGGGAGGTGTGCGTCGTGGCCAAGGCCCCGGTCCGCGGACCCAGGGGTACATGA
- a CDS encoding MMPL family transporter: protein MIGRLATRFPGRVLLIAGLVFAGLGVLAAGAVDALSLNRYEAPGSESLAARSVLAERFDTGSPNVAVLVTAVDGTVDDADVAAAGRGLADRLSGHPGVRDVWSYWSADAPRTLASEDARHALVLAWVPGDADHVRGTVLPGIEADVVAPADGGPIAVQLGGGDEVFRVVAEQARTDFLQAELIILPLVALLLWAVYRRIAPALATLAIGVFSVVGTLGILRVVALFTEISTFASNIALVMGIGLGVDYGLFVTYRYREELAAGRTVETAVRRAVGVAGRTVVFSGVTVAASLAVLLVFPFPFLSSFAYAGIAVVLTAVAGAVVVLPAALRLLGHRAARRRPAASDGGVWLRTARLVMRRPVAGGGAAVLVLVLLGAPALGAEFGAPDDRVLPASQPVRGMYDTVRTGFATEDADAIRVVAPELAATDPALADYAERLSTLDGVARVDTAAGAFADGARVGESGPDGPARYTPADEGAGTWLAVLPTGERLAGDPTGLVAEVRALPAPGDALVGGYPAELADYRDGVVERIPLVGALIVVVTFVVLFLMTGSVIAPLKASVLNLLSLTVMFGVLVWGFQDGALAGPLGFTPTGVIEPSIPLLMFCIAYGLSMDYEVFLLARIKADYDRTGDVVGSVPRGIARSAPLVSAAALILAVSFAVYATSEVTFLQQLGIGMALAVLVDATIIRGVLLPAAMRLAGPLNWWAPAPLRRLHRRIGLREDTADPAPARPDTALAHR from the coding sequence ATGATCGGGCGTCTCGCCACCCGCTTCCCAGGCCGGGTACTCCTCATCGCCGGTCTGGTGTTCGCCGGTCTCGGCGTACTGGCGGCGGGCGCCGTCGACGCGCTGTCCCTCAACCGCTACGAGGCCCCCGGCTCGGAGTCGCTCGCGGCCCGCTCCGTGCTGGCCGAGCGGTTCGACACCGGCAGCCCGAACGTGGCCGTGCTGGTCACCGCGGTCGACGGCACCGTCGACGACGCCGATGTCGCCGCGGCCGGGCGCGGGCTCGCCGACCGGTTGTCGGGCCATCCCGGCGTGCGGGACGTCTGGTCGTACTGGAGCGCGGACGCGCCGCGCACGCTGGCCAGCGAGGACGCCCGGCACGCCCTGGTGCTGGCCTGGGTGCCCGGGGACGCCGACCACGTGCGCGGCACGGTGCTGCCCGGCATCGAGGCCGACGTGGTGGCGCCCGCGGACGGCGGGCCGATCGCCGTCCAACTCGGCGGCGGCGACGAGGTCTTCCGCGTGGTCGCCGAGCAGGCCCGGACCGACTTCCTGCAGGCCGAGCTGATCATCCTGCCGCTGGTGGCGCTGCTGCTGTGGGCGGTCTACCGCCGGATCGCGCCCGCGCTCGCCACGCTCGCGATCGGGGTGTTCTCCGTCGTCGGCACGCTGGGCATCCTGCGCGTGGTCGCGCTGTTCACCGAGATCTCCACGTTCGCGTCGAACATCGCGCTGGTCATGGGTATCGGCCTCGGCGTCGACTACGGCCTGTTCGTCACCTACCGCTACCGCGAGGAGCTGGCCGCGGGGCGGACGGTCGAGACCGCGGTGCGGCGCGCCGTCGGCGTCGCGGGCCGCACCGTGGTCTTCAGCGGGGTCACCGTCGCCGCGTCGCTGGCGGTGCTGCTGGTGTTCCCCTTCCCGTTCCTGTCGTCGTTCGCCTACGCCGGCATCGCGGTGGTGCTGACCGCCGTCGCCGGAGCGGTGGTGGTCCTGCCCGCCGCACTGCGGCTGCTCGGTCACCGCGCCGCCCGTCGGCGCCCGGCCGCGTCGGACGGCGGGGTGTGGCTGCGGACCGCCCGGTTGGTGATGCGCCGCCCGGTGGCGGGCGGCGGCGCCGCCGTGCTGGTCCTGGTACTGCTCGGGGCCCCGGCCCTCGGAGCGGAGTTCGGCGCCCCGGACGACCGGGTGCTGCCGGCGAGCCAGCCCGTCCGCGGCATGTACGACACGGTCCGCACCGGGTTCGCCACCGAGGACGCCGACGCGATCCGGGTGGTCGCCCCGGAGCTTGCGGCCACGGACCCGGCCCTGGCCGACTACGCCGAACGGCTGTCCACGCTCGACGGCGTGGCGCGGGTCGACACGGCGGCCGGCGCGTTCGCCGACGGCGCGCGGGTCGGCGAGTCCGGCCCGGACGGCCCCGCTCGCTACACCCCCGCCGACGAGGGCGCGGGGACGTGGCTCGCCGTGCTGCCCACCGGTGAGCGGCTCGCCGGCGACCCGACCGGACTCGTCGCCGAGGTCCGGGCGCTGCCCGCCCCCGGTGACGCGCTCGTCGGCGGCTACCCGGCCGAACTCGCCGACTACCGCGACGGCGTGGTCGAGCGGATTCCGCTGGTCGGCGCGCTCATCGTCGTGGTCACGTTCGTCGTGCTGTTCCTGATGACCGGCTCGGTCATCGCCCCGCTGAAGGCGTCGGTGCTCAACCTGCTCTCGCTGACGGTGATGTTCGGCGTGCTCGTGTGGGGCTTCCAGGACGGCGCGCTCGCCGGACCGCTCGGGTTCACCCCCACCGGGGTGATCGAGCCGAGCATCCCGCTGCTCATGTTCTGCATCGCCTACGGGCTGTCCATGGACTACGAGGTGTTCCTGCTCGCCCGGATCAAGGCCGACTACGACCGCACCGGCGACGTCGTCGGCTCGGTCCCGCGGGGGATCGCCCGGTCCGCGCCGCTCGTGAGCGCGGCCGCGCTCATCCTCGCCGTCTCGTTCGCCGTCTACGCGACCAGCGAGGTCACCTTCCTGCAGCAGCTCGGGATCGGGATGGCGCTGGCCGTCCTCGTCGACGCCACGATCATCCGCGGCGTGCTCCTGCCCGCGGCGATGCGCCTCGCCGGCCCGCTCAACTGGTGGGCCCCCGCGCCGCTGCGCCGGCTGCACCGGCGGATCGGGCTGCGCGAGGACACCGCCGATCCCGCACCCGCACGTCCCGACACCGCGCTCGCCCACCGATGA
- a CDS encoding TetR/AcrR family transcriptional regulator produces the protein MTPPTPAERGREVREKLLAAARALIGELGWNAVSTRILAQRAGVRPGLVHYHFESLPALLRRAALDAMRRTLDDTAAVLAGAATPADGVDAMLSFLDHYTGRDPESLLFSEAYLVATRDEELRARMSELIADFHGDLAERLARAGHHAPEDAATLLMAVLDGFVLHKGLDPGLSAARIAPLVRDIVTARGEGEGEKGENR, from the coding sequence ATGACACCGCCGACCCCCGCTGAACGCGGCCGCGAGGTGCGGGAGAAGCTGCTGGCCGCGGCCCGAGCGCTGATCGGCGAGCTCGGCTGGAACGCCGTGAGCACCCGGATCCTGGCCCAGCGGGCCGGGGTGCGCCCCGGCCTGGTGCACTACCACTTCGAGTCGCTCCCGGCCCTGCTGCGCCGGGCCGCGCTGGACGCGATGCGCCGCACCCTGGACGACACCGCCGCGGTGCTCGCCGGGGCGGCCACCCCGGCCGACGGCGTCGACGCGATGCTGTCCTTCCTGGACCACTACACCGGGCGCGACCCCGAGTCCCTGCTCTTCAGCGAGGCCTACCTGGTCGCCACCCGCGACGAGGAACTGCGCGCCCGGATGAGCGAGCTGATCGCGGACTTCCACGGCGACCTCGCCGAACGCCTGGCCCGGGCCGGGCACCACGCGCCCGAGGACGCGGCGACCCTGCTCATGGCCGTCCTCGACGGCTTCGTGCTCCACAAGGGGCTGGATCCCGGGCTCTCGGCCGCGCGGATCGCCCCGCTCGTACGCGACATCGTCACCGCCCGAGGAGAAGGAGAGGGAGAGAAGGGAGAGAACCGATGA
- a CDS encoding TetR/AcrR family transcriptional regulator has protein sequence MATGERAQRAPKRQARGERRIGQILGAATEVFAEAGYEAATTNAIAARAGISPGSLYQFFGNKDDIVRALAERYAGELAGAHAAAFEGDDLAALPTESLVRRVLGPLIRFNREHRGFKVLFARTDLPPALTEATAPLHEAMLQRVTALFAVRAPERAPEDLRHAAVVAIQLVKALMPLIVGGGPAEGARFERELHTLLVDYLTRVLGASPAD, from the coding sequence ATGGCCACCGGGGAGAGGGCACAGCGGGCGCCGAAGCGGCAGGCGCGCGGCGAGCGCCGGATCGGGCAGATCCTCGGAGCCGCGACCGAGGTGTTCGCCGAGGCCGGCTACGAGGCGGCGACGACCAACGCGATCGCGGCCCGTGCCGGGATCTCCCCCGGCTCGCTCTACCAGTTCTTCGGCAACAAGGACGACATCGTCCGCGCGCTGGCGGAGCGCTACGCCGGTGAGCTCGCGGGGGCGCACGCCGCAGCCTTCGAGGGGGACGACCTCGCCGCACTGCCGACCGAGTCGCTCGTGCGCCGGGTGCTCGGCCCGCTGATCCGCTTCAACCGGGAGCACCGGGGATTCAAGGTGCTCTTCGCGCGCACCGACCTGCCGCCGGCGCTCACCGAGGCCACCGCGCCGCTGCACGAGGCGATGCTGCAGCGCGTCACCGCCCTCTTCGCCGTGCGCGCGCCCGAGCGGGCCCCCGAGGACCTGCGGCACGCAGCCGTCGTCGCGATCCAACTGGTCAAGGCCCTCATGCCGCTCATCGTCGGCGGCGGGCCCGCCGAAGGGGCCCGGTTCGAACGCGAGCTGCACACCCTGCTCGTCGACTACCTGACCCGGGTCCTCGGAGCATCGCCGGCCGACTGA